The genomic window GGTGATCGGGGCCCCGAGCTGCGCGGCCGAGACCGTCTCGGCCAGGCCGATGGAGGCCAGGTCGCCGTCGCCCTGGTAGCTGATGACGTTGGCCTCGGGGTTGCTGAGCTTGTGGCCCAGGGCCACCGCGGCGGCGCGCCCGTGGGCGGCCTGGGTGTTGCCCACGTCGAAGTAGTAGTAGGCGAACACCGAGCACCCCACGGGCGACACCAGCACGGTGTTCTCCTGGATGCCCAGCTCCTCGATGGCTTCTGCGAGATACTTGTGGGCCAGCCCGTGGCCGCAGCCGGGGCAGTAGTGGGTGGAGTTGCCCTTGAGGCCCGCGCCCTGGGAATGGCGCTCGAACTTGTCATAGAAGACGGACATCAGCGGACCTCCTTCGCCAGGATGGCTTTGACGTGGGCAAGGACCTCGGTCTGCTGGGGCAGCATGCCCCCGAAGTGCCGGACGTGGGACATGACGGGGAGCTGGGTGACGCCGGCCTTGGAGAGCGCCAGGCGGATCTCGTCCTCGAGCTGGCCGTTGCTGGCCTCCACGACGACCATGTGCTTGACGTGGGCCAGGTCCTTCATGAGCTGGTTGACCGGGAAGGGCCACACGGTGATGGGCCTGAAGAGGCCGGCCTTGATCCCCTGCCGGCGCAGGTCCTGCACGGCGCCCTTGGAGGCGCGGGCGGGGGTGTTGGTGGCGACGATGAGGATCTCGGCGTCGGCGGTCATGAAGGACTCGCTGCGGGTCTCGTTCTCCTCCATCTGCCGGTACTTGTCGTTCAGGTAGATGTTGTGCATCTCCAGATCGTGCTCGCTGAGGTAGATGGAGCTGATCAGGTTGCCGCGGTGGTCCGCGTCGCCGTTCACGGCCCAGGTGGGGATGCCGGGCTTGATCATGGCGGCGGGCAGGTTGACCTTGCCGGTCATCTGGCCCAGGTAGCCGTCGCCCAGGATGACCACGGGGTTGCGGTACTTGAAGGTGAGCTCGAAGGCCAGCATGGTCAGGTCGAGCATCTCCTGGGGGGTGCTGGGCATGAGGGTGATGGCGTGGGTGTTGCCGTGGCCGAGGCCGCGGCAGGCCAGCTTCACGTCGGACTGCTCGGGGGCGATGTTGCCCAGGCCCGGGCCGCCGCGCATGATGTTCACGAAGACCCCGGGGACCTCCGCGCCGATCATGTAGGAGACGCCCTCGAGCATGAGGCTGAAGCCCGGGGACGAGGTGAAGGTCATGCAGGGGTAGCCCGCGCCGCCGGAGCCGTACATGTGGTTGACGGCGGCCACTTCGCTCACGGCCTGCAGGAAGGTGCCGTCCAGCTTGGGCAGGAGCTTGGCCATCAGTTCGGCGCCTTCGGTGGAGGGGGTGATGGGGTAGCCGAAGACGTGGCGGCAGCCCGCGAGCAGGGCGCCCAGGGCCGAGGCGTAGTTGCCCTTGATGACCAGGGGCTCGGTCTTCGGCAGGGGGATCAGGGTGTTGGGGACGACCTTGGGCTCGGGGCGGGGGGTCTTGCTGCCGAAGAGCTTGGCGGGGTCCTGCAGCTCGAAGTCCACGTCCTGGGGGGTCTCGCGCAGGCCGTAGGGCTCGGGGCACGCGTCCATGCAGAGGCCGCAGGCGTTGCACGCGTCCAGGTCGATGACGACCGGCACGTAGCCCGTGGCGGCGTCGATCTCCTTGTCGAACGTGATGCAGTGCTTGGCGCAGGCGCTGATGCACCTGCCGCAGCCCTTGCAGTAGTCCGGCAAGAGGAACGGTTTGGGTCTTTCCTTCAGCTGAGCCATTTGCACTCTCCTCAGGGCAGGGTGGACGTATTGAAAATTAAGGGGTCTAGCCAACTCGACGCTGAAGTATCAAGCGGCGTCCCAGTGCAGGGGGTCACATTTGGACGCCACCTTTGTCATGATGTAGACCGGAGCCGCCATGAATTCGAATTCCGTGATCCGACCCATCTGCGCGGCCGACGACGGGGCCGTGGCGGCCATCATCCGCGCCGTGATGCCCGAATTCGGCGCAGACGGCCCCGGTTTCGCCATCCACGATCCGGAAGTCGATCACATGTCCGCCGCCTACGGCGGGCCCCGGGCGGCCTACTTCGTCCTGGAGGAGGGCGGAACGGTCGTCGGCGGGGCCGGGGTGGCCCCCCTGGAAGCCGGTCCCCCGGACATCTGCGAACTCCGGAAGATGTATTTCCTGCCCTCGGCACGGGGCCGGGGCCAGGGGGAGCGCATGATGCGGACCTGCCTGGACAGGGCCCGGGAGCTGGGGTTCCGCTCCTGCTACCTGGAGACCCTCACGGGCATGGACGCGGCCATGAGGCTCTATTCCCGCGTCGGGTTCCGGCCCATCTGCGCCCCCATGGGGGCCACGGGGCACCATGGGTGTGATAAGTGGTTTATGCTTGATCTGGAGGCGACCCCATGATCCTGGGGATGGGCACCGACATCTGCCCTGCCGCCCGGTGGGCCCACCTCCTGGACCGCTTCGGGGAGAAGGCCCTCCGGCGGGTCCTCTGCCAGGAGGAGGCCGATTACCTCCTGGGGGGGAACCGCCAGCGGCTTCCGGAGCGGGCCGCCGGCAGGTGGGCCCTGCGGGAGGCCTTCGGCAAGGCCCTGGGGATCGGCCTGGACGGCTGGTCCTGGAAGCAGCTCAGGTTCCTGGACGGGAAGCTGTGGGCTGAGGGAGAATTGGCCCGGATGATCCAGGACAGGGGGGTGGGCCCCATGCACGGCAGCGTCACCCATGACGGGGGAATCTCGTTCGCCGTGGTCATCCTCGAGAAGAAAGGTGACCGCGATTAATGCCTTTTGCCAATCCCGCCGATCCCGCATGATAAGAGACCGTCCAACCCCCACCCGGAACGCGTAGATGACCGCTCTCCCCACCAATCAGCAGATGAGCGTCCAGGACTTCCTGGCGATCCGGGAGTTCATCTACGCCAAGACGGGAATCTTCTTCAACGAATCCAAGCAGTATTTCCTGGAGAACCGGCTGAACCGGCGGATCCAGGAACTGAACATGAGCAGCCACCGGGACTACCTGGGGCACCTGCAGGGGCACGCCGGCCGGGAGGAGCTCAAGCAGCTCTTCAACGAGATCACCACCAACGAGACCAGCTTCTGGCGGAACCCCCCCCAGATCGAGGCCTTCCAGAAGATCGTCCTGCCCGACGCGGTGTCGCTGGCCAAGGCGCGCGGGGCCAACCGGCTCCGGCTCTGGTCCGCGGCCTGCTCCTCGGGGGAAGAGCCTTACACCCTGGCCATGATCTGCGCCGAGGCCAGGGACACGCTCCTGCGGGGCATGCAGGTGGAGATCGTCGCCACGGACATCTCCGAGAAGGTGCTGGCCATGGCCCGGGAGGGGAACTACGGCAGCTACACCCTGCGCAACCTCACGCCCGTCCAGATCAAGCAGCACTTCAACCAGCAGGGGCCGGACAGCTTCCTCGTCAAGCCCGAGCTCCAGCAGCTCATCAGCTTCCGGAACTTCAACCTGGTGGACTACGCCAACTACAAGAGCCTGGGCTCGTTCGACATCATCTTCTGCCGGAACGTCCTCATCTACTTCGACGAGGCGGTCAAGGGCAAGGTGATCAAGGGGTTCCACGAGGTCCTGCAGCCCAAGTCTTTTCTCCTTGTGGGGCACAGCGAATCCATCCACTCTTTCAACGTCGGCTTCGAGCTGCTTCACTTCAGCAAGGCCATGGGCTACCGGAAGCGCTGACCAGGAGGGTTCAACCAGATGCCCATCACACCCCAGGAACTGATCTCGAACCTCGGCGACCTGCCCCCGCTTCCGCAGGTGGCGGCCCAGGTTCTTCGCCTGGCCGCGGATCCGGATTCAACCACGGATGAGCTCCGGCGGGTCATCTCCTCCGACGTGGCCCTCACGACGCAGATCCTGAAGATCGCCAACTCCGCCATGTTCGGCATGGTGCGCGAGGTCAAGACCCTCACCCAGGCGATCATGACCCTGGGATTTTCCACCATCAAGAGCGTCGTCATCGCCTCCAGCGCCAAGAACCTCTACAGCCGCGGGGGCACGGGCCTCCAGGAGCGGGTGCTGTGGGAGCACGCGCTGGTCACGGCCCTCTCGGGACGCGCCTACGCCAAGGCCTTCCGGAGCCCCCGGGTGGAGGAGGTCTTCCTGGGCGGGCTCATGCACGACATCGGCAAGTCCGTCATGGGCATCAAGTTCACCGACCGCTACTCCGCGCTCGTGCGGAGCATCTACAACGGCGAGGCGGACTGCCTGGAATCCGAGCTCGACCTCTTCGGCTTCGACCACACCATGGTGGGCGAGGCCCTCCTGATCTCCTGGAACCTGCCCGCGAGCATGGTGCACGCGGTGCGCTGGCACCACGATCCCGGCCATGCGCCGGCCGAGGACCAGGCCCTCACGGCCTTCGTCGCCCTGGGCAACCAGATGGCCCTGGACCGCAAGGTCGGCCTCGGACGCCCCGAATCCCTCGCCCGCAGCACCCGTCAGGCCGTCGAACTCCTGGGCATCGCCCCCGAGGACCTGGAGGGCTACCAGCTGCAGGTCGTGGAGGCCCTCGAGACCGACAAGAACCTCATCCGGGACTTCTGACCATGATCACTTCCGAGCTCGTCCGCACGAGGGTGAGAACCCTCCCCAGCCTCCCCACCACGGTGGTGTCGCTGGGCCAGGCGGTCGCGGACGACCGGTGCAGCGTGGACCGGATCCTGAACATCCTGGCCAAGGACCCGGCCCTGTCGGCCACCATGCTGCGCCTGGCCAACTCGGTCATGTACGCCGGCGACCAGCGGGTCATGGACCTGCGCACCGCCGTGATGCGCCTGGGCTTCGAGGCCCTGCTGAACCTGGGCCGCACCGCCGCCATCATCCGCAGCTTCCGGGGCTCCAACCACATGGACCCCTTCCGGCTCTGGCAGCACTCCGTGGCGGTGGGCCTGGTGTCCAAGGGCATCTGCCGGCTCATCAAGATGAACCACATGGACGAGTCCGCCTACCTCGCGGGCCTCCTGCACGACATCGGCAAGATCGCCCTGGACCGCTGCTTCACTGAGGAATACGGCCCCGTGGTCCTGGCCATCGAGCGCGGCGACGCCTGCCTCGACGCGGAGTTCGGCAACCTGGGCATCACCCACGCCGAGGTGGGGGCCATGGTCGCCGAGCACTGGAGCTTCCCCGCGCCCATGGTCACCGCCATCCGCGACCACCACCAGGACCACCCGAAGGAGTTCCTTCCCGCGCTGGTGCAGATCGCCGATCTCCTGGTGCGCACCCGCATCCCCAACGGTCCCGCCGACGAGACCTTGATGTTCGCCCTGGAGGAGCAGCCCGCCTACCCCGTGGTCTTCGGCGGCGGGGACTTCGACGCCGAGCGCCTCACCTTCAGCATCGACGACGAGCTCGAGCACGCCGTCACCTTCGTGAAACTAGCCTTCCAGGATTGAATGCCATGGACCCCATCCGCGTCCTGATCGTGGACGACAGCCCCTTCATGCGGAAGGCCCTCGAGCGCATGCTCCAGGCGCCCGACATCGCCGTGGTGGGCTCGGCCCGGGACGGCCTGGACGCCCTGGAGAAGATCCCCCAGCTCAACCCCGACATCGTCACCCTGGACGTGGAGATGCCCCGCCTGGACGGCCTGGGCTGCCTCAAGCGGATCATGGCGGAGATGCCGCGGGCCGTGCTCATGGTCTCCAGCCTCACCCAGGAGG from Geothrix sp. 21YS21S-2 includes these protein-coding regions:
- the vorB gene encoding 3-methyl-2-oxobutanoate dehydrogenase subunit VorB, whose amino-acid sequence is MAQLKERPKPFLLPDYCKGCGRCISACAKHCITFDKEIDAATGYVPVVIDLDACNACGLCMDACPEPYGLRETPQDVDFELQDPAKLFGSKTPRPEPKVVPNTLIPLPKTEPLVIKGNYASALGALLAGCRHVFGYPITPSTEGAELMAKLLPKLDGTFLQAVSEVAAVNHMYGSGGAGYPCMTFTSSPGFSLMLEGVSYMIGAEVPGVFVNIMRGGPGLGNIAPEQSDVKLACRGLGHGNTHAITLMPSTPQEMLDLTMLAFELTFKYRNPVVILGDGYLGQMTGKVNLPAAMIKPGIPTWAVNGDADHRGNLISSIYLSEHDLEMHNIYLNDKYRQMEENETRSESFMTADAEILIVATNTPARASKGAVQDLRRQGIKAGLFRPITVWPFPVNQLMKDLAHVKHMVVVEASNGQLEDEIRLALSKAGVTQLPVMSHVRHFGGMLPQQTEVLAHVKAILAKEVR
- a CDS encoding GNAT family N-acetyltransferase, which translates into the protein MNSNSVIRPICAADDGAVAAIIRAVMPEFGADGPGFAIHDPEVDHMSAAYGGPRAAYFVLEEGGTVVGGAGVAPLEAGPPDICELRKMYFLPSARGRGQGERMMRTCLDRARELGFRSCYLETLTGMDAAMRLYSRVGFRPICAPMGATGHHGCDKWFMLDLEATP
- a CDS encoding holo-ACP synthase, whose translation is MILGMGTDICPAARWAHLLDRFGEKALRRVLCQEEADYLLGGNRQRLPERAAGRWALREAFGKALGIGLDGWSWKQLRFLDGKLWAEGELARMIQDRGVGPMHGSVTHDGGISFAVVILEKKGDRD
- a CDS encoding protein-glutamate O-methyltransferase CheR encodes the protein MTALPTNQQMSVQDFLAIREFIYAKTGIFFNESKQYFLENRLNRRIQELNMSSHRDYLGHLQGHAGREELKQLFNEITTNETSFWRNPPQIEAFQKIVLPDAVSLAKARGANRLRLWSAACSSGEEPYTLAMICAEARDTLLRGMQVEIVATDISEKVLAMAREGNYGSYTLRNLTPVQIKQHFNQQGPDSFLVKPELQQLISFRNFNLVDYANYKSLGSFDIIFCRNVLIYFDEAVKGKVIKGFHEVLQPKSFLLVGHSESIHSFNVGFELLHFSKAMGYRKR
- a CDS encoding HDOD domain-containing protein, whose amino-acid sequence is MPITPQELISNLGDLPPLPQVAAQVLRLAADPDSTTDELRRVISSDVALTTQILKIANSAMFGMVREVKTLTQAIMTLGFSTIKSVVIASSAKNLYSRGGTGLQERVLWEHALVTALSGRAYAKAFRSPRVEEVFLGGLMHDIGKSVMGIKFTDRYSALVRSIYNGEADCLESELDLFGFDHTMVGEALLISWNLPASMVHAVRWHHDPGHAPAEDQALTAFVALGNQMALDRKVGLGRPESLARSTRQAVELLGIAPEDLEGYQLQVVEALETDKNLIRDF
- a CDS encoding HDOD domain-containing protein, which gives rise to MRTLPSLPTTVVSLGQAVADDRCSVDRILNILAKDPALSATMLRLANSVMYAGDQRVMDLRTAVMRLGFEALLNLGRTAAIIRSFRGSNHMDPFRLWQHSVAVGLVSKGICRLIKMNHMDESAYLAGLLHDIGKIALDRCFTEEYGPVVLAIERGDACLDAEFGNLGITHAEVGAMVAEHWSFPAPMVTAIRDHHQDHPKEFLPALVQIADLLVRTRIPNGPADETLMFALEEQPAYPVVFGGGDFDAERLTFSIDDELEHAVTFVKLAFQD